The Streptomyces sp. Alt3 genome has a segment encoding these proteins:
- a CDS encoding FKBP-type peptidyl-prolyl cis-trans isomerase, protein MRRLAGLLVVPLLLLSTAACGDDKASDSASTEKGFPAITAGAKFGEKPTLEKGEGDPPKELKTDVISEGDGVKLKTGDAIQVNYLGQAWDSTKPFDNSFDRKQPFDLTLGAGMVIQGWDKGLVGQKVGSRVELVIPPDLAYGEQGQGDIKPNATLVFVVDIVKATQVPASAEGSEVAQDNIDLPKVGTKTDGKAPTVTIPKSDPPKKLVSNYILESKGEVIKDTDSVVVNYVGLLWKDSKAFDSTYQTGKTQTFPLAQVTLKGLKSGLVGKKIGSRVLLVIPPDQAFGNEAQQSIPAKSTLVFAVDLLAKM, encoded by the coding sequence GTGCGCCGACTTGCCGGCCTTCTCGTCGTCCCCCTTCTGCTGCTGTCAACGGCTGCATGCGGCGATGACAAGGCCTCCGACTCCGCCTCGACCGAGAAGGGCTTCCCCGCGATCACCGCGGGCGCGAAGTTCGGCGAGAAGCCCACCCTGGAGAAGGGTGAGGGCGATCCCCCCAAGGAGCTGAAGACCGATGTCATCAGTGAGGGTGACGGCGTAAAGCTCAAGACCGGCGACGCGATCCAGGTCAACTACCTCGGGCAGGCGTGGGACTCCACCAAGCCGTTCGACAACAGCTTCGACCGCAAGCAGCCGTTCGACCTGACGCTCGGCGCGGGCATGGTCATCCAGGGCTGGGACAAGGGGCTCGTCGGCCAGAAGGTCGGCAGCCGTGTCGAGCTGGTCATCCCGCCGGACCTCGCCTACGGCGAGCAGGGGCAGGGCGACATCAAGCCCAACGCCACCCTCGTCTTCGTCGTCGACATCGTGAAGGCGACCCAGGTCCCGGCGTCCGCCGAGGGATCCGAGGTGGCGCAGGACAACATCGACCTGCCCAAGGTCGGCACGAAGACCGACGGCAAGGCCCCGACGGTCACGATCCCCAAGAGCGATCCGCCGAAGAAGCTGGTCTCCAACTACATCCTGGAGTCCAAGGGCGAGGTCATCAAGGACACCGACAGCGTCGTCGTGAACTACGTGGGTCTGCTCTGGAAGGACAGCAAGGCCTTCGACAGCACCTACCAGACAGGCAAGACGCAGACCTTCCCGCTGGCCCAGGTCACGCTGAAGGGTCTCAAGAGCGGACTGGTCGGCAAGAAGATCGGCAGCCGCGTGCTGCTCGTCATCCCGCCGGACCAGGCCTTCGGCAACGAGGCGCAGCAGTCCATCCCCGCCAAGTCCACCCTCGTGTTCGCCGTGGACCTCCTGGCGAAGATGTAA
- a CDS encoding FKBP-type peptidyl-prolyl cis-trans isomerase: protein MSIDKPEIDFPGGEPPADLEIKEIWEGDGPVAQAGQTVSVHYVGVAFSTGEEFDASWNRGTPLKFQLGAGQVIAGWDKGVQGMKVGGRRQLTIPAHLAYGDRGAGGGSIAPGETLIFVCDLVGV, encoded by the coding sequence GTGAGCATCGACAAGCCCGAGATCGACTTCCCGGGTGGCGAGCCGCCGGCCGACCTGGAGATCAAGGAAATCTGGGAGGGCGACGGACCGGTGGCCCAGGCGGGTCAGACCGTCTCCGTGCACTACGTCGGTGTCGCCTTCTCCACCGGCGAGGAGTTCGACGCCTCCTGGAACCGCGGCACCCCGCTGAAGTTCCAGCTCGGTGCCGGCCAGGTCATCGCCGGCTGGGACAAGGGCGTCCAGGGCATGAAGGTCGGCGGCCGTCGCCAGCTGACCATCCCCGCGCACCTCGCCTACGGCGACCGCGGCGCGGGCGGCGGCTCGATCGCCCCCGGCGAGACGCTGATCTTCGTCTGCGACCTCGTCGGCGTCTGA
- a CDS encoding helix-turn-helix transcriptional regulator: MAIAKAERLMNLALCLLGTRRPLSKRELRGSIEAYLEAGNDDSFNRMFERDKDDLRELGLIIETVENLDGDTGYLARRDSNRLPPITLDAEEAAALGLAAKVWQQARLAGAASGALQKLRAAGMPEAEDAYEPHSALEPRIPVHEAAFEPLMLACRDRRPVTFDYRKGNAARPEQRQVEPWTLECWRGHWYLAGWDRDRGAERVFRLSRIAGRVRSRAGAFTARVPDAVTVRETVESWAGETATRTARIRLRTGSGYPLRSRATSVRELGDGWDELEIPYGHGLDAWLVEFGPDVIVSEPADLRADVMDRLRAVAKD, from the coding sequence ATGGCGATTGCCAAGGCCGAACGGCTGATGAACCTGGCACTGTGTCTGCTGGGTACCCGGCGTCCGCTCAGCAAGCGTGAACTCCGCGGGTCCATCGAGGCCTACCTGGAGGCGGGCAACGACGACTCCTTCAACCGGATGTTCGAGCGCGACAAGGACGATCTGCGCGAACTCGGTCTGATCATCGAGACCGTCGAGAACCTGGACGGCGACACGGGGTACCTCGCGCGCCGTGACAGCAACCGGCTGCCCCCCATCACCCTGGACGCCGAGGAGGCCGCGGCCCTCGGCCTGGCAGCCAAGGTCTGGCAGCAGGCCCGCCTCGCCGGTGCCGCGAGCGGCGCCCTGCAGAAGCTGCGGGCGGCAGGCATGCCGGAGGCCGAGGACGCCTACGAGCCCCACAGTGCCCTCGAACCCCGCATCCCGGTCCACGAAGCCGCTTTCGAGCCGCTGATGCTCGCCTGCCGGGACCGCCGCCCGGTCACCTTCGACTACCGCAAGGGCAACGCCGCGCGCCCCGAACAGCGCCAGGTCGAGCCCTGGACCCTCGAATGCTGGCGCGGTCACTGGTACCTGGCCGGCTGGGACCGGGACAGGGGCGCCGAGCGGGTGTTCCGGCTGTCCCGCATCGCGGGCCGGGTCCGGTCCCGCGCCGGGGCCTTCACCGCCCGTGTCCCCGACGCGGTCACCGTCCGCGAGACCGTGGAGAGCTGGGCCGGCGAGACCGCCACCAGGACCGCCCGCATCCGCCTGCGCACCGGCTCCGGCTACCCGCTGCGCTCCCGCGCGACATCCGTACGGGAACTCGGCGACGGCTGGGACGAGTTGGAGATTCCGTACGGGCACGGGCTGGACGCCTGGCTCGTGGAGTTCGGGCCCGACGTGATCGTGAGCGAGCCCGCCGATCTGCGGGCCGACGTGATGGACCGGCTGCGCGCCGTGGCCAAGGACTGA
- a CDS encoding helix-turn-helix transcriptional regulator has product MATNAIDQTRRMLSLVTYLRERPGAHVQDVARAFGITEDELISDLDVLPMCGTSFRGGDLLDIDTDGDRIWWHNPDDVAEPLRLAADEATALLVAARAVATLPGLRESDRQALVRATAKLETAAGEVGAASSRLSVTFESEGGVFADVDRAISERRRLWLRYYSPARDELTEREVDPIRLFAVGHTYMEGWCRLTEARRTFRLDRVAEIRLLDAPSAPPELELRDLSEGLVQPAAEDPEVVIEVGPGGRWVAEYYPHDSAEELPDGGLRITLRTPDPASLRRLALRLGGEGHITSPPDLAESARLAAREALAAYDSAL; this is encoded by the coding sequence GTGGCCACGAACGCGATCGACCAGACCCGCCGGATGCTCTCCCTCGTCACCTACCTGCGCGAGCGCCCCGGCGCACACGTCCAGGACGTGGCCCGGGCCTTCGGGATCACCGAGGACGAGCTGATCTCCGACCTTGACGTCCTGCCCATGTGCGGTACCAGCTTCCGCGGCGGCGACCTGCTGGACATCGACACCGACGGGGACCGGATCTGGTGGCACAACCCCGACGACGTCGCCGAGCCGCTGCGGCTGGCCGCCGACGAGGCGACCGCCCTGCTCGTCGCCGCCCGTGCCGTCGCGACCCTCCCCGGACTGCGGGAGAGCGACCGGCAGGCGCTGGTGCGAGCGACCGCGAAGCTGGAGACGGCGGCCGGTGAGGTGGGGGCGGCCAGCTCGCGCCTCTCGGTCACCTTCGAGTCCGAGGGCGGCGTATTCGCCGACGTGGACCGGGCGATCTCCGAGAGGCGCCGCCTCTGGCTGCGCTACTACTCGCCCGCCCGCGACGAGCTCACCGAGCGCGAGGTGGACCCGATCAGGCTGTTCGCGGTCGGCCACACCTACATGGAGGGCTGGTGCCGGCTCACCGAGGCCCGGCGTACGTTCCGTCTCGACCGGGTCGCCGAGATCAGGCTCCTCGACGCCCCGTCCGCTCCGCCCGAGCTGGAGCTGCGCGACCTCTCCGAGGGGCTGGTGCAGCCCGCCGCCGAGGATCCGGAGGTCGTGATCGAGGTCGGCCCCGGCGGCCGGTGGGTCGCCGAGTACTACCCGCACGACAGCGCGGAGGAACTGCCCGACGGCGGTCTGCGGATCACTCTCCGCACCCCCGACCCGGCCTCCCTGCGCAGGCTCGCCCTGCGGCTGGGCGGCGAGGGACACATCACATCGCCCCCCGACCTGGCCGAGAGCGCCAGGCTGGCGGCACGTGAGGCACTGGCCGCCTACGACTCCGCGCTCTGA
- the tatA gene encoding Sec-independent protein translocase subunit TatA, protein MIGNLKPLEIVLIIAVILLLFGAKKLPDMARSLGKSARILKSEAKAMKKDDAEPAAPTTETVADTTPPAATARTIQAAPGDVTSSRPVSEAKPTTQS, encoded by the coding sequence ATGATCGGCAATCTGAAGCCCCTCGAGATCGTTCTGATCATCGCTGTCATCCTGCTGCTCTTCGGTGCCAAGAAGCTTCCCGACATGGCGCGTTCGCTCGGTAAGTCGGCCCGCATCCTCAAGAGCGAGGCCAAGGCCATGAAGAAGGACGACGCGGAGCCCGCGGCGCCCACCACGGAGACCGTCGCGGACACCACCCCGCCCGCGGCCACCGCGCGTACGATCCAGGCCGCTCCGGGAGACGTCACCAGCTCCCGCCCGGTCAGCGAGGCCAAGCCCACCACCCAGAGCTGA
- the tatC gene encoding twin-arginine translocase subunit TatC: MLKSARKQEKDDEGRMPLLDHLRELRNRLLKSVLAIVIAVIVAAFFQKEIFEFLMKPILDSVGCKNGAVTMVNGRPCAEMTTNGLLSPFTIALKVSLMAGVLVATPVWLYQLWGFVAPGLHKQEKRYSVAFVAAGVPLFVAGAYLAYAILPQTAEIMLGFTPDNVKNLLPLDDFLDLITRMVIVFGLAFELPLLLILLNMTGVLSGARMLRWWRGMIVGLTAFAAIATPGGEPISMLLLAGPLAVLYFIAVGISLLNDKRRRRANPDAELDDDEASELDLTPEGVGAIEPVSRPALPEQAGGEADGGRSHRLNGYDDIT, from the coding sequence TTGCTCAAGTCTGCCCGCAAGCAGGAGAAGGACGACGAGGGACGGATGCCCCTCCTCGATCACCTGCGTGAGCTGCGCAACCGGCTGCTGAAGTCGGTCCTGGCGATCGTCATCGCCGTGATCGTGGCGGCGTTCTTCCAGAAGGAAATCTTCGAGTTCCTGATGAAGCCGATCCTGGACTCGGTCGGCTGCAAGAACGGCGCCGTGACCATGGTCAACGGCCGGCCCTGCGCGGAGATGACCACCAACGGTCTGCTGTCACCGTTCACCATCGCGCTGAAGGTGTCCCTGATGGCGGGTGTGCTGGTGGCCACTCCGGTGTGGCTGTACCAGCTGTGGGGATTCGTCGCCCCCGGTCTCCACAAGCAGGAGAAGCGTTACTCGGTCGCCTTCGTCGCCGCCGGGGTGCCGCTGTTCGTCGCCGGTGCCTACCTGGCGTACGCGATCCTGCCGCAGACCGCGGAGATCATGCTCGGCTTCACGCCCGACAACGTGAAGAACCTGCTGCCGCTGGACGACTTCCTGGACCTGATCACCCGCATGGTGATCGTCTTCGGGCTGGCCTTCGAACTGCCGCTGCTGCTCATCCTCCTCAACATGACCGGAGTACTCTCCGGCGCCCGGATGCTGCGCTGGTGGCGCGGCATGATCGTCGGGCTGACCGCCTTCGCGGCCATCGCCACCCCGGGTGGCGAGCCCATCTCGATGCTGCTCCTCGCGGGCCCGCTCGCGGTGCTCTACTTCATCGCGGTCGGCATCTCGCTGCTCAACGACAAGCGCAGGCGGCGGGCGAACCCCGACGCCGAGCTCGACGACGACGAGGCGTCGGAGCTTGACCTCACCCCCGAGGGGGTCGGCGCGATCGAACCGGTGTCCCGGCCGGCCCTGCCCGAGCAGGCAGGCGGTGAAGCCGACGGCGGGCGTTCGCACCGGCTCAACGGTTACGACGACATCACCTGA
- a CDS encoding diacylglycerol kinase, with amino-acid sequence MTSEITLFVNPTAGSGRGARAAQPAASALRDAGFSVRTVLGEDADDALRRAREAVAGGTGALVAVGGDGMMSLALQAVAGTSTPLGAVAVGTGNDFARALGLPIRDPAAAGRLAAEALKAGTARPIDLGRVGERWFGSVLASGFDSRVNDRGNRMRWIGGRFKYDLAILAELAAFRPIPYRLELDGGPVTEIEATLIAVGNGTTYGGGMRICADAVMDDGLFDVTVVGDCSRATLLKVFPRVYRGTHLGHPAVTVHRVSSISLAAAGVTAYADGEPLGALPLTATCVPGAARVLAP; translated from the coding sequence GTGACCAGCGAGATCACCCTCTTCGTCAATCCCACCGCGGGAAGCGGCCGGGGCGCGCGTGCCGCGCAGCCGGCCGCTTCCGCTCTGCGGGACGCCGGCTTCTCCGTACGGACCGTCCTCGGTGAGGACGCGGACGACGCCCTGCGCAGGGCCCGGGAGGCCGTGGCGGGCGGGACCGGAGCACTCGTGGCCGTGGGCGGGGACGGCATGATGTCCCTCGCGCTGCAGGCGGTCGCGGGCACGTCGACGCCGCTCGGCGCCGTGGCCGTGGGCACCGGGAACGACTTCGCCCGCGCCCTCGGACTGCCGATCCGTGATCCGGCCGCCGCCGGACGGCTGGCCGCCGAGGCGCTCAAGGCCGGGACGGCCCGCCCGATCGACCTGGGCCGGGTCGGGGAGCGCTGGTTCGGTTCCGTACTTGCCTCCGGCTTCGACTCACGGGTCAACGACCGGGGGAACCGGATGCGCTGGATCGGGGGCCGCTTCAAGTACGACCTGGCGATCCTCGCCGAGCTGGCGGCCTTCCGGCCGATCCCCTACCGCCTGGAGCTGGACGGCGGCCCGGTGACCGAGATCGAGGCGACACTGATCGCGGTGGGCAACGGGACCACCTACGGCGGCGGCATGCGGATCTGCGCCGACGCGGTCATGGACGACGGGCTCTTCGACGTCACCGTGGTCGGTGACTGCAGCCGGGCCACCCTGCTCAAGGTCTTCCCCAGGGTGTACAGGGGGACGCACCTCGGCCACCCCGCGGTCACCGTTCACCGGGTGTCGTCGATATCGCTGGCCGCGGCCGGTGTCACGGCCTACGCGGACGGCGAACCGCTGGGCGCGCTGCCGCTCACCGCCACCTGCGTACCCGGCGCGGCGCGGGTCCTCGCACCGTGA
- a CDS encoding DEAD/DEAH box helicase: protein MTEDLSPAERYQASRVRAAEQATALGPFREMYEFGLDPFQIEACQALEAGKGVLVAAPTGSGKTIVGEFAVHLALQQGRKCFYTTPIKALSNQKFGDLVRRYGADKVGLLTGDNSVNADAPVVVMTTEVLRNMLYAGSQALTGLGYVVMDEVHYLSDRFRGAVWEEVIIHLPESVTLVSLSATVSNAEEFGDWLDTVRGDTQVIVSEHRPVPLWQHVMAGRRMYDLFEEETDHGGRGTGRREVSPDLVRLARMENQRGYNPRERRRGKMVREADRERERRQRSRIWTPSRPEVIDRLDAEGLLPAITFIFSRAGCQVAVQQCLQAGLRLNDEDKRHLVREIVEERTASIPPEDLHVLGYYEWLEGLERGIAAHHAGMLPTFKEVVEELFVRGLVKAVFATETLALGINMPARSVVLEKLVKWNGEQHADITPGEYTQLTGRAGRRGIDVEGHAVVLWQRGMDPGALAGLAGTRTYPLRSSFRPSYNMAVNLVQQFGRHRSRELLETSFAQFQADRSVVGISRQVQRNEEGLAGYKEGMTCHLGDFEEYARLRRDLKDRETDLAKQGAAQRRAAAASSLEKLKPGDVIHVPTGKFAGLALVLDPGLPAGRTNGHRGLEFHDGPRPLVLTAERQVKRLAHIDFPVPVEALERMRVPKSFNPRSPQSRRDLASALRSKAGHIDPGRHRKPRAAAADDREIARLRTELRAHPCHGCDEREDHARWAERYHRLQRDTRQLEHRIEGRTNTIARTFDRIVALLTELDYLRGNEVTENGRRLARLYGELDLLASECLRDGVWEGLNPAELAACVSALVYEARQADDAIAPKLPSGPAKAAMGEMVRIWGRLDALEEDFKISQTEGVGQREPDLGFAWAVYMWASGRSLDEVLREAEMPAGDFVRWCKQVIDVLGQIAAAAPRDGSSVAKNAHKAVDAVLRGVVAYSSVG, encoded by the coding sequence ATGACAGAGGACCTCTCACCAGCTGAGCGATACCAGGCGTCCCGGGTCCGTGCGGCCGAGCAGGCCACCGCCCTCGGGCCCTTCCGCGAGATGTACGAATTCGGACTGGATCCGTTCCAGATCGAGGCCTGCCAGGCGTTGGAGGCCGGCAAGGGGGTGCTGGTCGCGGCCCCCACCGGGTCGGGCAAGACGATCGTCGGTGAATTCGCCGTTCACCTGGCTCTGCAGCAGGGCCGCAAGTGCTTCTACACCACGCCGATCAAGGCCCTGTCCAACCAGAAGTTCGGCGATCTCGTCCGGCGCTACGGCGCGGACAAGGTCGGCCTGCTGACCGGTGACAACAGCGTCAACGCGGACGCACCCGTGGTCGTGATGACGACCGAGGTCCTGCGCAACATGCTGTACGCGGGCTCCCAGGCCCTCACCGGCCTCGGCTACGTGGTCATGGACGAGGTGCACTACCTCTCCGACCGCTTCCGGGGAGCCGTGTGGGAGGAAGTGATCATCCACCTGCCGGAGTCCGTGACCCTGGTCTCGCTGTCCGCGACCGTGTCCAACGCCGAGGAGTTCGGCGACTGGCTGGACACCGTCCGGGGCGACACCCAGGTGATCGTCTCCGAGCACCGGCCCGTGCCGCTGTGGCAGCACGTCATGGCCGGACGCCGGATGTACGACCTCTTCGAGGAGGAGACCGACCACGGAGGCAGGGGTACCGGCCGGCGTGAGGTCAGCCCGGATCTGGTCCGGCTCGCCCGGATGGAGAACCAGCGCGGCTACAACCCGCGCGAGCGGCGGCGCGGGAAGATGGTGCGCGAGGCCGACCGCGAACGCGAGCGCCGTCAGCGCAGCCGCATCTGGACCCCTTCCAGGCCCGAGGTCATCGACCGGCTCGACGCCGAGGGGCTGCTGCCCGCGATCACCTTCATCTTCAGCCGGGCCGGCTGCCAGGTGGCCGTCCAGCAGTGTCTCCAGGCCGGGCTGCGGCTGAACGACGAGGACAAACGCCATCTGGTGCGGGAGATCGTCGAGGAGCGTACGGCGTCCATCCCGCCGGAGGACCTCCACGTCCTCGGGTACTACGAATGGCTCGAGGGCCTGGAACGGGGCATCGCCGCGCACCACGCCGGGATGCTGCCGACGTTCAAGGAGGTCGTGGAGGAGCTGTTCGTCCGCGGTCTGGTCAAGGCGGTCTTCGCCACCGAGACCCTGGCGCTCGGCATCAACATGCCCGCACGCTCCGTGGTGCTCGAGAAGCTCGTCAAGTGGAACGGCGAGCAGCACGCGGACATCACGCCCGGCGAGTACACCCAGCTGACCGGCAGGGCCGGGCGCCGGGGCATCGACGTCGAGGGGCACGCGGTCGTCCTGTGGCAGCGGGGTATGGACCCCGGCGCGCTCGCCGGACTCGCGGGCACGCGTACGTACCCGCTGCGTTCCAGCTTCCGGCCCTCGTACAACATGGCCGTCAACCTCGTGCAGCAGTTCGGGCGGCACCGGTCGCGCGAACTGCTGGAGACCTCCTTCGCGCAGTTCCAGGCGGACCGGTCCGTCGTCGGGATCTCCCGGCAGGTCCAGCGCAACGAGGAGGGCCTCGCGGGCTACAAGGAGGGCATGACCTGCCACCTCGGGGACTTCGAGGAGTACGCGCGGCTGCGCCGCGACCTCAAGGACCGCGAGACGGACCTGGCGAAGCAGGGGGCGGCCCAGCGTCGTGCGGCGGCGGCGTCGTCCCTGGAGAAGCTGAAGCCCGGTGACGTCATCCACGTGCCCACCGGCAAGTTCGCCGGGCTCGCGCTGGTCCTCGATCCGGGGCTGCCCGCGGGGCGGACGAACGGGCACCGGGGGCTGGAGTTCCACGACGGGCCGCGTCCGCTGGTGCTGACCGCGGAACGGCAGGTCAAGCGGCTGGCCCACATCGACTTCCCGGTGCCGGTCGAGGCGCTGGAGCGGATGCGGGTGCCCAAGTCGTTCAACCCGCGCTCGCCGCAGTCCCGGCGTGACCTGGCCTCCGCGCTGCGGAGCAAGGCGGGGCACATCGACCCGGGCAGGCACCGCAAGCCCCGGGCTGCCGCGGCCGACGACCGGGAGATCGCCAGGCTGCGAACCGAGCTGCGCGCCCACCCCTGCCACGGGTGCGACGAGCGCGAGGACCATGCCCGCTGGGCGGAGCGGTACCACAGGCTGCAGCGTGACACGCGGCAGCTGGAGCACCGCATCGAGGGACGGACGAACACCATCGCCCGGACCTTCGACCGCATCGTCGCGCTGCTGACGGAGCTCGACTACCTGCGGGGCAACGAGGTCACCGAGAACGGCCGCCGGCTCGCGCGGCTCTACGGAGAGCTGGACCTGCTGGCCAGCGAGTGTCTCCGGGACGGCGTCTGGGAAGGGCTCAACCCCGCCGAACTCGCCGCCTGCGTCTCGGCACTGGTCTACGAGGCGCGCCAGGCGGACGACGCGATCGCTCCCAAGCTGCCCTCCGGACCGGCGAAGGCCGCGATGGGCGAGATGGTCCGCATCTGGGGCCGGCTCGACGCCCTGGAGGAGGACTTCAAGATCAGCCAGACGGAAGGGGTCGGCCAGCGCGAACCCGACCTCGGCTTCGCCTGGGCGGTCTACATGTGGGCCTCCGGCCGGTCGCTGGACGAGGTGCTCCGCGAGGCGGAGATGCCGGCGGGAGACTTCGTGCGGTGGTGCAAGCAGGTCATCGACGTACTCGGCCAGATCGCGGCGGCGGCTCCCAGGGACGGGAGCTCGGTGGCGAAGAACGCGCACAAGGCGGTCGACGCCGTGCTGCGGGGCGTGGTGGCGTACAGCTCGGTGGGCTGA
- a CDS encoding SPW repeat protein, with product MSNISHTGRDVSGHTGRDISGHPDAEEMRARHDRVMSGRRTTAMADAPVFLVGLYCAVSPWVLHFTANQPDLVTHNLVIGIAIAVLALCFTAMPERMTGMSMAIVALGAWLIVSTWVVGQSPDMGVILNNVIVGGLAVVLGAACAGLSMKNKKT from the coding sequence ATGAGTAACATCTCGCACACCGGAAGGGACGTTTCCGGTCACACCGGAAGGGACATCTCCGGACACCCCGACGCCGAAGAGATGCGAGCGCGCCACGACCGCGTGATGAGCGGGCGCCGCACCACGGCGATGGCGGACGCACCCGTCTTCCTGGTCGGTCTGTACTGCGCCGTCTCCCCGTGGGTGCTCCACTTCACCGCGAACCAGCCCGACCTGGTGACGCACAACCTCGTCATCGGCATCGCGATCGCCGTGCTGGCCCTCTGCTTCACGGCAATGCCGGAACGGATGACCGGGATGAGCATGGCCATCGTCGCCCTGGGCGCCTGGCTGATCGTGTCCACCTGGGTCGTCGGCCAGAGCCCCGACATGGGCGTGATCCTCAACAACGTCATCGTCGGCGGACTGGCGGTCGTGCTGGGGGCAGCCTGCGCGGGACTTTCGATGAAGAACAAGAAGACCTGA
- a CDS encoding ADP-ribosylglycohydrolase family protein: MRPTSPEERALRPDRSGPDRGARAVGAVVGSAVGDALGAPFEFGAPGVFSARFPDGTGAMCGGGGWDPGEATDDTQMAVLVGESLLERGGLDLPDIFGRFRRWAVSEPKDIGLQTEDVLTSGDPWDIAAALHFQVNTRAAGNGSLMRATTSAVHFARAGRTATMDAARRIAALTHGDRAAWEGTAVFHELVRVALEGGDPLAAVDDALAAVHADHRARWAVVLAPDWHPDDATEFNGAVWPCLGTALWALRTTAGFEEALGAAVDVGGDTDTVAAVTGGLAGAVYGIGAVPERWTRLLHVPMPGHGDRVLRAGDLVSMARRLDGFAGFDHRENYT; this comes from the coding sequence ATGAGACCGACGAGCCCCGAGGAACGCGCCCTCCGACCTGACCGGAGCGGCCCGGACCGCGGGGCTCGTGCCGTCGGCGCGGTGGTCGGCTCCGCGGTGGGCGACGCGCTGGGCGCACCCTTCGAGTTCGGGGCTCCCGGGGTGTTCAGCGCCAGGTTCCCGGACGGGACCGGTGCCATGTGCGGGGGCGGCGGCTGGGACCCGGGCGAGGCGACGGACGACACGCAGATGGCCGTCCTGGTCGGTGAGTCGCTGCTGGAGCGGGGCGGCCTGGACCTGCCGGACATCTTCGGGCGGTTCAGGCGGTGGGCGGTCTCCGAGCCGAAGGACATCGGCCTGCAGACCGAGGACGTCCTCACGAGCGGCGATCCGTGGGACATCGCCGCCGCGCTGCACTTCCAGGTCAACACGCGTGCCGCGGGCAACGGTTCGCTGATGCGCGCCACCACGTCGGCGGTGCACTTTGCCCGGGCGGGACGGACGGCGACGATGGACGCGGCGCGCCGGATCGCGGCCCTGACGCACGGCGACCGGGCGGCCTGGGAAGGCACGGCCGTCTTCCACGAACTGGTGCGTGTGGCGCTGGAGGGCGGCGATCCGCTCGCCGCCGTCGACGACGCGCTGGCCGCGGTCCACGCGGATCACCGGGCGCGCTGGGCCGTAGTCCTGGCCCCGGACTGGCATCCGGACGACGCCACCGAGTTCAACGGCGCGGTGTGGCCGTGCCTCGGTACGGCGCTGTGGGCGCTGCGCACCACCGCCGGCTTCGAGGAGGCCCTGGGGGCGGCCGTCGACGTGGGCGGGGACACCGACACGGTCGCGGCGGTCACGGGCGGGCTGGCCGGTGCGGTGTACGGGATCGGCGCCGTGCCGGAGCGCTGGACGCGTCTGCTCCACGTGCCGATGCCCGGGCACGGGGACCGGGTGCTGCGGGCCGGTGACCTGGTGTCCATGGCGCGCCGGCTCGACGGATTCGCAGGATTCGACCATCGGGAAAACTACACATAA
- a CDS encoding fasciclin domain-containing protein, producing the protein MNNRHLRRIAVTVSAAALLPLALTACSGDSDTTSDAGADKAASSAPAKETESAATMDEPFGPGCASVPKEGAGSFKGMAQDPVATAASNNPALSTLVTAVKQAGLVDTLNSAENITVFAPTNDAFAKIPKADLDKLLADKAELTKVLTAHVVGEKLTPKQLEKGSFDTLAKTQLTTAGSGEEYTVNDSSKVVCGNVPTANATVYIVDTVLMPAA; encoded by the coding sequence ATGAACAACCGCCACCTTCGCCGCATCGCCGTCACCGTCTCCGCCGCGGCCCTGCTGCCGCTCGCGCTGACCGCCTGCTCCGGCGACTCCGACACCACGTCCGACGCCGGTGCGGACAAGGCCGCGTCGAGCGCGCCGGCCAAGGAGACCGAGTCGGCCGCGACCATGGACGAGCCCTTCGGCCCGGGCTGTGCGTCGGTCCCGAAGGAGGGCGCGGGCTCGTTCAAGGGCATGGCGCAGGACCCGGTCGCCACCGCCGCGTCGAACAACCCGGCGCTGTCCACCCTGGTGACGGCCGTCAAGCAGGCCGGTCTCGTCGACACCCTGAACAGCGCCGAGAACATCACGGTGTTCGCCCCCACCAACGACGCCTTCGCCAAGATCCCGAAGGCCGACCTGGACAAGCTGCTCGCGGACAAGGCCGAGCTCACCAAGGTGCTCACCGCGCACGTCGTCGGCGAGAAGCTGACGCCGAAGCAGCTGGAGAAGGGCTCCTTCGACACCCTGGCCAAGACCCAGCTGACGACCGCGGGTTCGGGCGAGGAGTACACCGTGAACGACTCCTCCAAGGTCGTCTGCGGCAACGTCCCGACCGCCAACGCCACGGTCTACATCGTCGACACCGTCCTGATGCCGGCGGCCTGA